A single window of Colletes latitarsis isolate SP2378_abdomen chromosome 4, iyColLati1, whole genome shotgun sequence DNA harbors:
- the LOC143341086 gene encoding uncharacterized protein LOC143341086 isoform X2, with amino-acid sequence MHTMKLTDTTYLLQILAHQFGKSVFLFLLLCNNCTAYNIFESGKEYTYSYNALSNSGVLLPSSASSSWGFHGKLVIQAKQNVVVMQLESLKLTTWNGNIQEKGEDHDITDEVAELLKPFQITYRNGLVENFSTEAISPWSTNIKRSIAGILQLDLFNLEKEAAFHSTERNHYGQCNIEYIVNPEEENELVIRKFLDPRICIGHPHYTWSNVPKMLCPNGDQNPVLKSSERLYKVKIKGFLNEILFVNATGGIYIQPFQSFGDVQFHFTRQVFKLISVKDIINKIPTKDLHPKVLQHELPELDLTQGRGTPDKSTVFKSIGTLLDKLSQRLETPGLDTETDNLHNTTISVLLYYLGMLDVADLRTAYTTISGTSYKEETIRNMFLEALPQVGTKEAALFILELIQDKKVSDMSAIQLLTQLPFHVRKPDVQLLVNLQTFLNLPEKISAEVQNTAILTYGTLIYKTCLLYCPYEMLDDYVRLYLDKFTETKEYEKKMIWLEGLANIQLGRVVEFLEPIASSNNAESRHFRVLAAWASLPTAPLRPDVIYPVYWPILINRTEHLEMRVAALTLLIVSSPTPSRLISLYWYMQSEPNQHLYNYFYTTLKSLEHTTYPCYVHIGAIAAQFTRVLHRSSNHEYLITGNYIFDYQDKYRKFGSMIGGIVIANSMTNMPEVLYVTLNTYGSGVNINHVSLYIKAEGLMQSLSTYLEGPTQVKDILKQFKLDQKQNGPVHLEIIARIQEKTVLCLHLNETNIIAGFKYLSSLSNKIYHIYQNVEFHVNQQRINVPLTLESVQVTDLGANVRFAVTTTSLFSMRGNFTHVSNGRNNHVILRTSIHGSQVIENYNPLIDVWHSAEREHSVHGYLPVNITIGLEERPFISYNTPGEHLKMGLTFHARTSTNIKGANIKAKLNKICPNCTRLFVVTKSPTYKPHDTDLFQTDLAELGGQICVKLFDCENAISREKLIRDVFSSHQANYPIWPILQFALTALHFLDYYTYVPPKGSCGLAAYISTIDTKRTQVRFEYIKNPNHHIVSLTRTNTESSQILQQWNLAALYEITSWISDTLKIKATKIVPGQQVLKFCLEVEKEIPWEWDFLSTKPSDSARIILNAIWGFSNTAKGKCSGSSVTLNLIGEISEGQLKEVKEAKWPYEECREQSKGKQFIPFSDACYEASRELSTLRKYQIIVQHENVPANLMRLAWKFRAFYDFIGGNSSSDSISNEFVVTATFPKESDIGELSLNNDKVAIEYNYNFIDYFLTRTRIHKYMDWSVLKTFFGTCVVTPDFIKSIHNVNYTFGNECEVLLLGQCYNENPKYALSARNDLYGVKVNIYDEIDTVRIIPNSTGGTLYNNTLHISLPKTYMFHTLGSKKVRLDGNTIDMIVPNLYLYMHWTQEQILLFFPTYLLEFSCGICTLRSFNTNNLYEKL; translated from the exons ATGCACACCATGAAATTAACAG ATACCACTTATTTGTTACAAATATTGGCACACCAATTTGGGAAAAGTGTGTTTCTATTTCTTCTGTTGTGTAACAATTGTACTGCATACAATATATTTGAATCAGGAAAAGAATATACATATTCCTACAATGCACTTTCAAATTCTGGTGTTTTGTTACCATCTAGTGCATCATCTTCATGGGGGTTCCATGGAAAACTTGTAATTCAAGCAAAACAAAATGTAGTTGTAATGCAG TTGGAATCATTGAAGTTAACTACATGGAATGGTAACATACAAGAAAAAGGAGAAGATCATGACATTACAGATGAGGTAGCAGAACTTCTGAAACCATTTCAAATTACATACAGGAATGGTCTTGTTGAAAATTTTAGCACTGAAGCTATATCTCCTTGGTCCACAAATATAAAAAGAAGTATAGCCGGAATTTTACAATTAGATCTCTTTAATTTAGAAAAGGAAGCAGCCTTTCATTCAACTGAA AGAAATCACTATGGACAATGTAACATTGAATACATTGTTAATCCTGAAGAAGAAAATGAATTGGTGATAAGGAAATTTTTAGATCCTCGAATATGCATTGGTCATCCTCATTATACATGGTCAAATGTTCCCAAAATGTTGTGTCCAAATGGAGATCAA AATCCAGTATTAAAATCTAGTGAAAGGTTGTATAAAGTTAAAATAAAAGGATTtttgaatgaaattttgtttgttaATGCTACTGGAGGCATATATATACAACCTTTTCAAAGTTTTGGAGATGTTCAGTTTCATTTCACAAG GcaagtttttaaattaatttcggtGAAAGACATCATAAATAAGATACCTACTAAAGATTTACACCCTAAAGTTTTACAACACGAACTCCCAGAACTTGACCTTACACAAGGTAGAGGTACTCCTGATAAAAGTACTGTTTTTAAATCT ATAGGAACTTTATTAGATAAATTAAGTCAGAGACTTGAAACTCCTGGTTTGGATACAGAGACTGATAATTTACATAATACAACGATTTCTGTTTTACTTTATTATCTTGGGATGTTAGATGTTGCTGATTTACGTACTGCATATACAACAATTTCAGGAACAAGTTACAAAGAAGAAACGATACG gaATATGTTTTTGGAAGCTCTGCCGCAAGTAGGTACAAAAGAAGCCGCACTGTTCATATTGGAATTAATTCAAGATAAAAAAGTATCGGACATGTCCGCAATTCAACTTCTTACTCAGTTACCATTCCATGTACGAAAGCCTGATGTCCAACTGTTAGTAAATCtacaaacatttttaaatttgccAGAAAAAATATCTGCTGAAGTTCAAAATACAGCAATTCTTACATATGGTACATTGATCTATAAAACATGTTTACTATATTGTCCATATGAAATGTTAGATGATTATGTGCGTCTATATCTTGATAAGTTTACAg AGACGAAGGAATACGAAAAGAAAATGATTTGGCTAGAAGGATTAGCAAATATACAATTGGGAAGAGTAGTAGAATTTTTAGAACCTATTGCAAGTAGTAATAATGCAGAATCTCGTCATTTTCGTGTCCTTGCTGCTTGGGCATCGCTTCCAACAGCTCCTTTGAGACCCGATGTT ATATATCCAGTTTATTGgccaattttaataaatagaaCTGAACATTTAGAAATGAGAGTAGCTGCATTGACATTACTTATTGTTTCAAGCCCTACACCAAGCAGACTGATATCATTATATTGGTACATGCAAAGTGAACCCAATCAACATTTGTACAACTATTTTTATACCACTTTAAAGTCTTTGGAACACACTACATACCCTTGTTACGTTCATAT AGGTGCTATAGCTGCACAATTTACACGAGTACTTCATCGATCGTCAAATCATGAATATCTAATTACTGGTAATTATATATTCGATTATCAAGACAAATATAGAAAATTCGGTTCTATGATAGGTGGTATCGTCATCGCTAATTCTATGACAAATATGCCAGAGGTTTTATATGTAACTTTGAATACTTATGGAAGTGGAGTAAATATAAATCATGTATCT TTATATATAAAAGCTGAAGGCCTCATGCAATCATTATCAACATATCTTGAGGGGCCAACACAAGTAAAGGATATACTGAAGCAATTTAAATTAGACCAAAAACAAAATGGACCTGTACATTTAGAAATAATTGCACGTATTCAAGAAAAAACAGTTCTGTGCCTCCACTTAAATGAAACAAATATTATTGCAGGATTTAAAT ATCTTTCATCTTTATCTAACAAAATATACCATATATATCAAAATGTGGAATTTCATGTTAATCaacaacgtattaatgtgccACTAACATTAGAATCTGTACAAGTCACAGATCTAGGAGCAAATGTCCGATTTGCAGTTACCACTACATCATTATTCTCAATGAGAGGAAATTTTACACATGTTTCAAATGGCAGAAATAATCATGTCATATTACG TACATCTATTCATGGATCACAAGTAATTGAAAATTATAATCCTCTAATTGATGTATGGCATAGTGCAGAAAGAGAACATTCTGTACATGGATATCTTCCAGTCAACATTACAATTGGATTGGAAGAACGACCTTTTATTTCATACAATACTCCAGGAG AGCATCTTAAAATGGGTCTCACATTTCATGCACGAACATCCACCAACATAAAAGGTGCAAATATTaaagcaaaattaaataaaatttgtcctaaTTGCACTCGATTATTCGTAGTCACAAAGTCTCCAACATATAAACCACAT GATACAGATTTATTTCAAACTGACTTAGCAGAATTAGGAGGTCAAATATGTGTAAAACTTTTCGATTGCGAAAATGCAATATCACGAGAGAAATTAATCCGTGACGTGTTCTCTTCGCATCAAGCTAATTATCC TATTTGGCCAATTTTGCAGTTTGCTTTAACGGCACTTCATTTCTTAGATTACTACACATATGTACCACCAAAAGGTAGCTGTGGATTAGCTGCTTATATTAGTACAATTGATACAAAACGAACTCAG GTCAGATTTGAATATATCAAAAATCCAAACCATCATATAGTGTCTTTGACACGTACAAACACCGAATCATCACAAATTCTTCAACAATGGAATTTAGCTGCACTTTATGAAATTACTAGTTGGATCTCTGACACGTTAAAAATTAAAGCAACTAAAATTGTACCAGGTCAACAAGTTTTAAAA TTTTGTTTAGAAGTAGAAAAAGAGATACCTTGGGAATGGGATTTTCTTAGTACTAAACCAAGTGATTCTGCTAGGATCATTTTAAATGCTATTTGGGGATTTTCTAATACAGCAAAAGGTAAATGTAGTGGATCCTCAGTCACATTAAATTTAATTGGTGAAATTAGTGAAGGTCAATTGAAAGAAGTTAAAGAAGCAAAATGGCCCTATGAAGAATGTCGGGAACAATCTAAAGGAAAACAATTTATTCCATTTTCTGATGCATGCTATGAAGCTTCAAGGGAGCTATCAACTCTAAGAAAATATCAAATAATTGTACAACATGAAAAT GTACCAGCAAATTTAATGCGATTAGCTTGGAAATTCCGTGCCTTTTATGATTTTATCGGCGGCAACAGTAGTTCTGATTCTATTTCCAATGAATTTGTTGTGACTGCGACATTTCCGAAAGAGTCAGATATTGGCGAATTATCGCTTAACAACGATAAAGTAGCTATTGAatataattacaattttatagattactttttaacgagaaCTAGAATTCACAAGTATATGGACTGGTCAgttttgaaaacattttttg GCACATGTGTTGTGACACCAGACTTTATAAAATCGATTCACAACGTAAATTACACGTTCGGTAACGAATGCGAAGTTTTGTTACTTGGTCAGTGTTACAATGAAAATCCAAAATACGCGCTATCTGCGCGAAATGACCTATATGGTGTTAAGGTCAATATATATGATGAAATAGATACTGTACGAATTATACCAAACTCAACCGGAGGAACGCTATACAATAATACGTTACATATTTCACTACCAAAAACCTACATGTTTCACACCCTGGGCTCTAAAAA GGTGAGATTGGATGGTAATACTATTGACATGATAGTTCCAAATCTCTATTTATATATGCATTGGACTCAAGAACAAATTCTTCTGTTCTTTCCAACATATTTACTAGAATTTAGTTGTGGTATATGTACACTAAGGTCTTTCAATACTAATAATTTGTatgaaaaattataa
- the LOC143341086 gene encoding uncharacterized protein LOC143341086 isoform X1 has translation MRLNWEINKYSIYILIKNKHSLTDTTYLLQILAHQFGKSVFLFLLLCNNCTAYNIFESGKEYTYSYNALSNSGVLLPSSASSSWGFHGKLVIQAKQNVVVMQLESLKLTTWNGNIQEKGEDHDITDEVAELLKPFQITYRNGLVENFSTEAISPWSTNIKRSIAGILQLDLFNLEKEAAFHSTERNHYGQCNIEYIVNPEEENELVIRKFLDPRICIGHPHYTWSNVPKMLCPNGDQNPVLKSSERLYKVKIKGFLNEILFVNATGGIYIQPFQSFGDVQFHFTRQVFKLISVKDIINKIPTKDLHPKVLQHELPELDLTQGRGTPDKSTVFKSIGTLLDKLSQRLETPGLDTETDNLHNTTISVLLYYLGMLDVADLRTAYTTISGTSYKEETIRNMFLEALPQVGTKEAALFILELIQDKKVSDMSAIQLLTQLPFHVRKPDVQLLVNLQTFLNLPEKISAEVQNTAILTYGTLIYKTCLLYCPYEMLDDYVRLYLDKFTETKEYEKKMIWLEGLANIQLGRVVEFLEPIASSNNAESRHFRVLAAWASLPTAPLRPDVIYPVYWPILINRTEHLEMRVAALTLLIVSSPTPSRLISLYWYMQSEPNQHLYNYFYTTLKSLEHTTYPCYVHIGAIAAQFTRVLHRSSNHEYLITGNYIFDYQDKYRKFGSMIGGIVIANSMTNMPEVLYVTLNTYGSGVNINHVSLYIKAEGLMQSLSTYLEGPTQVKDILKQFKLDQKQNGPVHLEIIARIQEKTVLCLHLNETNIIAGFKYLSSLSNKIYHIYQNVEFHVNQQRINVPLTLESVQVTDLGANVRFAVTTTSLFSMRGNFTHVSNGRNNHVILRTSIHGSQVIENYNPLIDVWHSAEREHSVHGYLPVNITIGLEERPFISYNTPGEHLKMGLTFHARTSTNIKGANIKAKLNKICPNCTRLFVVTKSPTYKPHDTDLFQTDLAELGGQICVKLFDCENAISREKLIRDVFSSHQANYPIWPILQFALTALHFLDYYTYVPPKGSCGLAAYISTIDTKRTQVRFEYIKNPNHHIVSLTRTNTESSQILQQWNLAALYEITSWISDTLKIKATKIVPGQQVLKFCLEVEKEIPWEWDFLSTKPSDSARIILNAIWGFSNTAKGKCSGSSVTLNLIGEISEGQLKEVKEAKWPYEECREQSKGKQFIPFSDACYEASRELSTLRKYQIIVQHENVPANLMRLAWKFRAFYDFIGGNSSSDSISNEFVVTATFPKESDIGELSLNNDKVAIEYNYNFIDYFLTRTRIHKYMDWSVLKTFFGTCVVTPDFIKSIHNVNYTFGNECEVLLLGQCYNENPKYALSARNDLYGVKVNIYDEIDTVRIIPNSTGGTLYNNTLHISLPKTYMFHTLGSKKVRLDGNTIDMIVPNLYLYMHWTQEQILLFFPTYLLEFSCGICTLRSFNTNNLYEKL, from the exons ATGAGATTAAATTgggaaattaataaatattctatttacatattaattaaaaacaaacATTCTCTTACAGATACCACTTATTTGTTACAAATATTGGCACACCAATTTGGGAAAAGTGTGTTTCTATTTCTTCTGTTGTGTAACAATTGTACTGCATACAATATATTTGAATCAGGAAAAGAATATACATATTCCTACAATGCACTTTCAAATTCTGGTGTTTTGTTACCATCTAGTGCATCATCTTCATGGGGGTTCCATGGAAAACTTGTAATTCAAGCAAAACAAAATGTAGTTGTAATGCAG TTGGAATCATTGAAGTTAACTACATGGAATGGTAACATACAAGAAAAAGGAGAAGATCATGACATTACAGATGAGGTAGCAGAACTTCTGAAACCATTTCAAATTACATACAGGAATGGTCTTGTTGAAAATTTTAGCACTGAAGCTATATCTCCTTGGTCCACAAATATAAAAAGAAGTATAGCCGGAATTTTACAATTAGATCTCTTTAATTTAGAAAAGGAAGCAGCCTTTCATTCAACTGAA AGAAATCACTATGGACAATGTAACATTGAATACATTGTTAATCCTGAAGAAGAAAATGAATTGGTGATAAGGAAATTTTTAGATCCTCGAATATGCATTGGTCATCCTCATTATACATGGTCAAATGTTCCCAAAATGTTGTGTCCAAATGGAGATCAA AATCCAGTATTAAAATCTAGTGAAAGGTTGTATAAAGTTAAAATAAAAGGATTtttgaatgaaattttgtttgttaATGCTACTGGAGGCATATATATACAACCTTTTCAAAGTTTTGGAGATGTTCAGTTTCATTTCACAAG GcaagtttttaaattaatttcggtGAAAGACATCATAAATAAGATACCTACTAAAGATTTACACCCTAAAGTTTTACAACACGAACTCCCAGAACTTGACCTTACACAAGGTAGAGGTACTCCTGATAAAAGTACTGTTTTTAAATCT ATAGGAACTTTATTAGATAAATTAAGTCAGAGACTTGAAACTCCTGGTTTGGATACAGAGACTGATAATTTACATAATACAACGATTTCTGTTTTACTTTATTATCTTGGGATGTTAGATGTTGCTGATTTACGTACTGCATATACAACAATTTCAGGAACAAGTTACAAAGAAGAAACGATACG gaATATGTTTTTGGAAGCTCTGCCGCAAGTAGGTACAAAAGAAGCCGCACTGTTCATATTGGAATTAATTCAAGATAAAAAAGTATCGGACATGTCCGCAATTCAACTTCTTACTCAGTTACCATTCCATGTACGAAAGCCTGATGTCCAACTGTTAGTAAATCtacaaacatttttaaatttgccAGAAAAAATATCTGCTGAAGTTCAAAATACAGCAATTCTTACATATGGTACATTGATCTATAAAACATGTTTACTATATTGTCCATATGAAATGTTAGATGATTATGTGCGTCTATATCTTGATAAGTTTACAg AGACGAAGGAATACGAAAAGAAAATGATTTGGCTAGAAGGATTAGCAAATATACAATTGGGAAGAGTAGTAGAATTTTTAGAACCTATTGCAAGTAGTAATAATGCAGAATCTCGTCATTTTCGTGTCCTTGCTGCTTGGGCATCGCTTCCAACAGCTCCTTTGAGACCCGATGTT ATATATCCAGTTTATTGgccaattttaataaatagaaCTGAACATTTAGAAATGAGAGTAGCTGCATTGACATTACTTATTGTTTCAAGCCCTACACCAAGCAGACTGATATCATTATATTGGTACATGCAAAGTGAACCCAATCAACATTTGTACAACTATTTTTATACCACTTTAAAGTCTTTGGAACACACTACATACCCTTGTTACGTTCATAT AGGTGCTATAGCTGCACAATTTACACGAGTACTTCATCGATCGTCAAATCATGAATATCTAATTACTGGTAATTATATATTCGATTATCAAGACAAATATAGAAAATTCGGTTCTATGATAGGTGGTATCGTCATCGCTAATTCTATGACAAATATGCCAGAGGTTTTATATGTAACTTTGAATACTTATGGAAGTGGAGTAAATATAAATCATGTATCT TTATATATAAAAGCTGAAGGCCTCATGCAATCATTATCAACATATCTTGAGGGGCCAACACAAGTAAAGGATATACTGAAGCAATTTAAATTAGACCAAAAACAAAATGGACCTGTACATTTAGAAATAATTGCACGTATTCAAGAAAAAACAGTTCTGTGCCTCCACTTAAATGAAACAAATATTATTGCAGGATTTAAAT ATCTTTCATCTTTATCTAACAAAATATACCATATATATCAAAATGTGGAATTTCATGTTAATCaacaacgtattaatgtgccACTAACATTAGAATCTGTACAAGTCACAGATCTAGGAGCAAATGTCCGATTTGCAGTTACCACTACATCATTATTCTCAATGAGAGGAAATTTTACACATGTTTCAAATGGCAGAAATAATCATGTCATATTACG TACATCTATTCATGGATCACAAGTAATTGAAAATTATAATCCTCTAATTGATGTATGGCATAGTGCAGAAAGAGAACATTCTGTACATGGATATCTTCCAGTCAACATTACAATTGGATTGGAAGAACGACCTTTTATTTCATACAATACTCCAGGAG AGCATCTTAAAATGGGTCTCACATTTCATGCACGAACATCCACCAACATAAAAGGTGCAAATATTaaagcaaaattaaataaaatttgtcctaaTTGCACTCGATTATTCGTAGTCACAAAGTCTCCAACATATAAACCACAT GATACAGATTTATTTCAAACTGACTTAGCAGAATTAGGAGGTCAAATATGTGTAAAACTTTTCGATTGCGAAAATGCAATATCACGAGAGAAATTAATCCGTGACGTGTTCTCTTCGCATCAAGCTAATTATCC TATTTGGCCAATTTTGCAGTTTGCTTTAACGGCACTTCATTTCTTAGATTACTACACATATGTACCACCAAAAGGTAGCTGTGGATTAGCTGCTTATATTAGTACAATTGATACAAAACGAACTCAG GTCAGATTTGAATATATCAAAAATCCAAACCATCATATAGTGTCTTTGACACGTACAAACACCGAATCATCACAAATTCTTCAACAATGGAATTTAGCTGCACTTTATGAAATTACTAGTTGGATCTCTGACACGTTAAAAATTAAAGCAACTAAAATTGTACCAGGTCAACAAGTTTTAAAA TTTTGTTTAGAAGTAGAAAAAGAGATACCTTGGGAATGGGATTTTCTTAGTACTAAACCAAGTGATTCTGCTAGGATCATTTTAAATGCTATTTGGGGATTTTCTAATACAGCAAAAGGTAAATGTAGTGGATCCTCAGTCACATTAAATTTAATTGGTGAAATTAGTGAAGGTCAATTGAAAGAAGTTAAAGAAGCAAAATGGCCCTATGAAGAATGTCGGGAACAATCTAAAGGAAAACAATTTATTCCATTTTCTGATGCATGCTATGAAGCTTCAAGGGAGCTATCAACTCTAAGAAAATATCAAATAATTGTACAACATGAAAAT GTACCAGCAAATTTAATGCGATTAGCTTGGAAATTCCGTGCCTTTTATGATTTTATCGGCGGCAACAGTAGTTCTGATTCTATTTCCAATGAATTTGTTGTGACTGCGACATTTCCGAAAGAGTCAGATATTGGCGAATTATCGCTTAACAACGATAAAGTAGCTATTGAatataattacaattttatagattactttttaacgagaaCTAGAATTCACAAGTATATGGACTGGTCAgttttgaaaacattttttg GCACATGTGTTGTGACACCAGACTTTATAAAATCGATTCACAACGTAAATTACACGTTCGGTAACGAATGCGAAGTTTTGTTACTTGGTCAGTGTTACAATGAAAATCCAAAATACGCGCTATCTGCGCGAAATGACCTATATGGTGTTAAGGTCAATATATATGATGAAATAGATACTGTACGAATTATACCAAACTCAACCGGAGGAACGCTATACAATAATACGTTACATATTTCACTACCAAAAACCTACATGTTTCACACCCTGGGCTCTAAAAA GGTGAGATTGGATGGTAATACTATTGACATGATAGTTCCAAATCTCTATTTATATATGCATTGGACTCAAGAACAAATTCTTCTGTTCTTTCCAACATATTTACTAGAATTTAGTTGTGGTATATGTACACTAAGGTCTTTCAATACTAATAATTTGTatgaaaaattataa